The Pseudostreptobacillus hongkongensis genome includes a window with the following:
- a CDS encoding autorepressor SdpR family transcription factor, which yields MNDDFFQALASPYRREIIKLLKWQNLTAGEIAAKFEISQPSISRHLDILKRAEIIVAEKRANQIIYSLNLSVLQELMVGITGLLNVKGSDEDAEGNN from the coding sequence ATGAATGATGACTTTTTTCAAGCTCTAGCAAGCCCTTATAGAAGAGAAATAATTAAACTATTAAAGTGGCAAAATCTAACAGCTGGAGAAATAGCAGCAAAATTTGAGATTTCTCAGCCATCAATTTCAAGACACTTAGATATATTGAAGAGAGCTGAAATTATAGTTGCTGAAAAGCGTGCAAATCAGATAATATATTCATTAAATTTATCTGTGTTGCAGGAACTAATGGTTGGAATTACAGGATTATTAAATGTTAAGGGAAGTGATGAAGATGCTGAAGGCAATAATTAA
- the typA gene encoding translational GTPase TypA, whose amino-acid sequence MKIKNIAIIAHVDHGKTTLVDALLRQSGTFSEHEKLQERVMDSNDIERERGITIFSKNASITYNNYKINIVDTPGHADFGGEVQRILKMVDSVLLLVDAFEGVMPQTKYVLKQALEHGLNPIVVVNKIDRPNSDPENIVNSVFDLFVDLGANDKQLDFPVVYTSAKNGIAKIDLHSETNNMKDLFDLIVENVPEPEGDINEPLQMLVTNIEYDEYVGKLATGRIYNGSIQKNQEIVLVKRDGTEVKSKISRIYGYQGLKRIELETAIAGEIVTIAGIEGVDIGESICDKDNVKPLPLIDIDEPTLSMNFIVNDSPFAGRDGKYITSRNILERLTHEVNHNVSMKLEMTDSPDVFVVKGRGELQLSILLENMRREGYEIQVSKPKVIFKEIDGIVMEPIEYATIDVADEYVGVVIEKIGVRKGEMTNLIQGTDGYTRLEFKVPARGLIGFRNEFLTDTRGTGILNHTFYDYEKYKGDVSDLRKGVLISMENGTTFAYALNNLQPRGILFLEPGVDVYEGMIVGEHNRENDLVVNACKEKKLTNMRAAGSDDNVKLAPAKVFTLEMALEYINDDELVEITPNHIRLRKKLLTENERKRVRNQLSK is encoded by the coding sequence ATGAAAATAAAAAATATAGCAATAATTGCTCATGTTGATCATGGGAAAACAACTTTAGTAGATGCTTTACTTAGGCAGTCAGGAACTTTTTCAGAACATGAGAAATTGCAAGAAAGAGTTATGGATAGTAACGACATAGAAAGAGAAAGAGGTATTACTATTTTTTCTAAAAATGCATCTATAACATATAATAATTATAAAATAAATATAGTAGATACACCGGGACATGCTGATTTTGGTGGTGAGGTACAAAGAATTTTAAAAATGGTTGATTCAGTTTTACTATTAGTAGATGCATTTGAAGGTGTAATGCCACAAACTAAATATGTTTTAAAACAAGCATTAGAACATGGATTAAATCCTATAGTTGTAGTAAATAAAATAGATAGACCAAATTCAGATCCAGAAAATATAGTTAATAGTGTATTTGACCTATTTGTTGATTTAGGTGCAAATGATAAACAATTAGATTTCCCTGTTGTTTATACTTCAGCTAAAAATGGTATAGCTAAAATAGATTTACACTCAGAAACAAATAATATGAAAGATTTATTTGATCTAATTGTTGAAAATGTTCCAGAACCAGAAGGAGATATAAATGAACCTCTACAAATGTTAGTTACTAATATTGAATATGATGAATACGTTGGAAAACTTGCAACTGGAAGAATATATAATGGATCTATACAAAAAAATCAAGAAATAGTTTTAGTTAAAAGAGATGGAACAGAAGTTAAATCTAAGATAAGTAGAATTTATGGATATCAAGGATTAAAAAGAATAGAACTTGAAACAGCAATTGCAGGAGAAATAGTTACTATAGCTGGTATAGAAGGTGTAGATATAGGGGAAAGTATTTGTGATAAAGATAATGTTAAACCATTACCTTTAATAGATATAGATGAACCAACACTTTCAATGAACTTTATAGTTAATGATTCACCATTTGCTGGACGTGATGGTAAATATATTACATCAAGAAATATACTTGAAAGATTAACACATGAAGTAAATCATAATGTTAGTATGAAACTTGAAATGACAGATTCACCAGATGTATTTGTTGTTAAAGGAAGAGGAGAATTACAACTTTCAATTTTACTTGAAAATATGAGAAGAGAAGGATATGAAATACAAGTTTCTAAACCTAAAGTAATTTTTAAAGAAATTGATGGTATTGTAATGGAACCTATAGAATATGCAACTATAGATGTTGCAGATGAATATGTAGGTGTAGTTATTGAAAAAATTGGAGTTAGAAAAGGTGAAATGACTAATCTAATACAAGGAACAGATGGATATACTAGACTTGAATTTAAAGTTCCAGCTCGTGGATTAATAGGATTTAGAAATGAATTCTTAACAGATACAAGAGGAACAGGAATTTTAAACCATACATTCTATGATTATGAAAAATATAAAGGGGATGTGTCTGATTTAAGAAAAGGTGTTTTAATTTCTATGGAAAATGGTACAACATTTGCTTATGCTTTAAATAATTTACAACCAAGAGGTATATTATTTCTAGAACCTGGTGTAGATGTTTATGAAGGAATGATAGTTGGAGAACATAACAGAGAAAATGATTTAGTTGTAAATGCATGTAAAGAAAAGAAGTTAACTAATATGCGTGCTGCTGGAAGTGATGATAATGTTAAACTTGCACCTGCTAAAGTATTTACTCTTGAAATGGCACTTGAATATATCAATGATGATGAATTAGTTGAAATAACACCTAATCATATAAGACTTAGAAAGAAATTACTAACTGAAAATGAAAGAAAAAGAGTAAGAAATCAGTTAAGTAAATAA
- a CDS encoding ABC transporter ATP-binding protein translates to MIEVKDIVKVYKNGRLSLEVLKGLNLNVEKGEYVALMGPSGSGKSTFLNILGCLDNLTTGQYILDGIDVSNMGEDELSTVRNEKIGFVFQAYNLLPKLTALENVELPAMYKGVDRKTRHEKAKIALESVGLAERMNHRPVEMSGGQKQRVAIARALINEPKIIFADEPTGNLDSKSGEEILKIFKELNDQGVTIIMVTHEEDVAEHAKRIIRLKDGVINSDEQVLERRV, encoded by the coding sequence ATGATAGAAGTTAAGGATATCGTTAAGGTCTATAAAAATGGTAGATTATCTCTTGAAGTATTAAAAGGACTAAATCTTAATGTTGAAAAAGGTGAATACGTAGCTTTAATGGGTCCATCTGGAAGTGGTAAATCTACTTTCTTAAATATATTAGGTTGTCTTGATAATTTAACTACAGGTCAATATATACTTGATGGAATAGATGTATCTAATATGGGAGAAGATGAACTATCTACAGTAAGAAATGAAAAAATAGGGTTTGTATTTCAAGCATATAACTTACTTCCAAAACTTACAGCATTAGAAAATGTAGAATTACCAGCTATGTATAAAGGTGTTGATAGAAAAACTAGACATGAAAAAGCTAAAATAGCTTTAGAAAGTGTAGGACTTGCAGAACGTATGAATCATAGACCTGTTGAAATGTCAGGGGGTCAAAAGCAAAGAGTTGCTATAGCTCGTGCATTAATAAATGAACCTAAAATAATATTTGCAGATGAACCTACTGGAAACTTAGATAGTAAATCTGGAGAAGAAATTTTAAAAATATTCAAAGAACTTAATGATCAAGGTGTTACAATAATAATGGTAACACATGAAGAAGATGTTGCAGAACACGCAAAAAGAATTATTAGACTTAAAGATGGTGTAATTAATTCAGATGAACAAGTTTTAGAAAGAAGGGTATAA
- a CDS encoding branched-chain amino acid ABC transporter permease, with product MSDNNIKKYSDNLKKINVKNYSISALLIILLYLVLFLSIMGEGIFSYKAGLYINILIYVLFALSLNVISGVMGELNLGHAGFISIGAYSASILSIYISKYSLNPSLHLVIVTIFGAIVASLFGFLLGFTTLRLRGDYLAIITLAFGEIVKYIIQNINFLGGAAGLNGIPGVVNFTNTFIIVVVSSVVMIMILISKKGRLMLSVRENEIAAENMGVNINKAKLFGFTMAAFFAGIGGSLFAHNLGTLTPDKFGFVFSIEILVMVVLGGLGSITGAVVSATFLTLLNEYLRNFSEYRLFIYAIILILLMIYKKEGILGTNEFTIPTLLKKLKQIKNKVVK from the coding sequence ATGAGTGATAATAATATAAAAAAATATTCAGATAATCTGAAAAAAATAAATGTTAAAAATTATTCTATATCAGCCTTATTAATAATTTTATTATATTTAGTTTTATTCTTATCTATAATGGGGGAAGGAATATTTAGTTATAAGGCAGGACTATATATTAATATACTTATTTATGTATTATTTGCACTTAGTTTAAATGTAATATCAGGAGTAATGGGTGAATTAAACTTAGGTCATGCCGGATTTATATCTATAGGTGCATATTCTGCTAGTATTTTATCTATTTATATCTCAAAATATTCTTTAAATCCTAGTTTACATCTTGTTATAGTTACTATATTTGGTGCTATAGTTGCAAGTTTATTTGGATTTTTATTAGGTTTCACTACTTTAAGATTAAGAGGGGACTATTTAGCTATAATTACACTTGCATTTGGTGAAATAGTTAAATATATAATACAAAATATTAATTTTTTAGGGGGAGCTGCAGGGTTAAATGGTATACCTGGTGTAGTTAATTTTACAAATACATTTATTATAGTAGTAGTTTCATCTGTTGTTATGATAATGATATTAATATCTAAAAAAGGTAGATTAATGTTATCTGTTAGAGAAAATGAAATAGCTGCAGAAAATATGGGTGTTAATATTAATAAAGCTAAATTATTTGGATTTACTATGGCAGCATTTTTTGCAGGTATTGGTGGTTCATTATTTGCTCATAATCTAGGAACTTTAACACCAGATAAATTTGGTTTTGTATTTTCTATAGAAATTTTAGTTATGGTTGTTTTAGGGGGATTAGGAAGTATTACAGGTGCAGTTGTTTCAGCTACATTTTTAACATTACTTAATGAATACTTAAGAAATTTCTCAGAATATAGATTATTTATATATGCAATAATATTAATACTTTTAATGATATACAAAAAAGAAGGAATATTAGGAACAAATGAATTTACTATTCCAACATTATTAAAGAAATTAAAACAAATTAAGAACAAGGTGGTGAAATAA
- a CDS encoding efflux RND transporter periplasmic adaptor subunit produces MTKKKKIGLAILVLLIVCGGYRIIKSKSSSAIPSVDASQIYEVNKSNLVFNYDVDGKVESEKEVLIFSSVAGKVKNVYKRLGDEVNKDDTLVILDDAGVQEMNGNIEKAQITVNQRRKEFNDLNEIYKVGGSSRSEVENARNNLKLAELDLQNIRLNSKDYSNKIVSPVSGVITEANVDENLKVDQSKYLFKIVDVENLKITAQIPNSKIKNMKAGQKVIIKSTSLPDGTTIESTISEISRISEKNTQFNDAVTKITIKLEKNSGLRPGDEVKLSIIYDELNDAVSIPIIYVETDENGKAFVYVINKENVVEKREIVLGKTNNIVYEIKSGLQAGDKVFNNLSRVYKEGDKIK; encoded by the coding sequence ATGACTAAAAAGAAAAAAATAGGATTAGCTATACTTGTATTACTTATTGTTTGTGGTGGATATAGAATTATTAAATCAAAAAGTTCTTCTGCTATTCCAAGTGTTGATGCATCACAAATATATGAAGTTAATAAATCAAATCTAGTTTTCAATTATGATGTAGATGGAAAAGTTGAAAGTGAAAAAGAAGTTTTAATATTTTCATCAGTTGCTGGAAAAGTAAAAAATGTATATAAAAGATTAGGTGATGAAGTAAATAAAGATGATACTTTAGTTATACTTGATGATGCTGGAGTACAAGAAATGAATGGAAATATAGAAAAAGCACAAATTACAGTTAATCAAAGAAGAAAAGAATTTAATGATTTAAATGAAATATATAAAGTTGGTGGAAGTTCAAGAAGTGAAGTTGAAAATGCTCGTAATAATTTAAAACTTGCAGAACTTGATTTACAAAATATAAGATTAAATTCAAAAGATTATTCAAATAAAATTGTATCACCTGTTTCAGGGGTTATAACAGAAGCTAATGTTGATGAAAATTTAAAAGTTGATCAATCTAAATATTTATTTAAAATAGTAGATGTAGAAAACTTGAAAATAACAGCACAAATACCTAACTCAAAAATTAAAAATATGAAAGCTGGACAAAAAGTTATTATTAAATCAACATCATTACCTGACGGAACTACTATAGAAAGTACTATTTCTGAAATTTCAAGAATATCAGAAAAAAATACTCAGTTTAATGATGCAGTAACTAAGATAACTATTAAACTTGAGAAAAATTCAGGTCTTAGACCAGGTGATGAAGTTAAATTAAGTATAATATATGATGAATTAAATGATGCAGTTTCTATACCTATAATTTATGTTGAAACTGATGAAAATGGTAAAGCATTTGTTTACGTTATTAATAAAGAAAATGTTGTAGAAAAGAGAGAAATTGTTTTAGGTAAAACTAATAACATTGTTTATGAGATTAAGTCTGGATTACAAGCTGGAGATAAAGTATTTAATAATTTATCAAGAGTATATAAAGAAGGAGATAAAATAAAATGA
- a CDS encoding ABC transporter ATP-binding protein, whose protein sequence is MSLLKTENLTIKFGGLTAVNNVNIEIKENELVGLIGPNGAGKTSLFNLLTGVYIPTEGKIVLSDQDISNIKTNERVSLGISRTFQNIRLFKQLSVLDNIRISIDQKKDYSIFDSVFRTKKFRETESKITEEALKYLSMFDLDEMFDKRADSLSYGNQRKLEIARALACRPKVLLLDEPAAGMNPNETKELMNIIQYIRDKFGISILLIEHDMELVMGICERLYVLNFGEIIATGKPLEIQNNPEVIRAYLGD, encoded by the coding sequence ATGAGTCTACTAAAAACTGAAAATTTAACTATTAAATTTGGAGGGTTAACAGCTGTTAATAATGTTAATATAGAAATAAAAGAAAATGAATTAGTTGGATTAATAGGACCTAATGGTGCAGGTAAAACTTCATTATTTAACCTACTTACAGGAGTATACATACCTACTGAGGGTAAAATAGTTCTATCAGATCAAGATATTTCTAATATCAAAACTAATGAAAGAGTTAGTTTGGGAATTTCTAGAACTTTCCAAAATATTAGATTATTTAAACAGTTATCAGTACTTGATAATATTAGAATATCTATAGATCAAAAAAAGGATTATTCTATATTTGATTCTGTATTTAGAACTAAAAAATTTAGAGAAACTGAATCAAAAATAACAGAAGAAGCATTAAAATATTTATCTATGTTTGATTTAGATGAAATGTTTGATAAAAGAGCTGATTCACTATCTTATGGAAATCAGAGAAAATTAGAAATAGCAAGAGCCCTGGCTTGTAGACCAAAAGTTTTATTATTAGATGAACCTGCAGCAGGAATGAATCCTAATGAAACTAAAGAATTGATGAATATAATACAATATATTAGAGATAAATTTGGGATTTCAATTCTTTTAATTGAACATGATATGGAACTTGTTATGGGAATTTGTGAAAGACTATATGTATTAAATTTTGGTGAGATTATAGCTACAGGGAAACCGTTAGAAATTCAAAATAATCCTGAAGTTATTAGAGCTTATTTAGGAGATTAG
- a CDS encoding ABC transporter ATP-binding protein, translating into MKILEVNDINVFYDKIHAIKDISFNIKEGEIVSFIGANGAGKTTILNSVSNVLPIKSGEIVLNGENITNIKAHKLVSKGMAHVPEGRRIFTDLTVLENLEMGAYTRSKSEFNEEVEKIFNLFPRLLERKNQLSGTMSGGEQQMLAIGRALMSKPKLILLDEPSMGLSPLLVKEIFEIIKRINKENGVTVLLVEQNAKMALEISDRAYVIETGEIVLEGSGKDLINDPIIKKAYLGG; encoded by the coding sequence ATGAAAATATTAGAAGTTAATGATATAAATGTTTTTTATGATAAGATACATGCAATTAAAGATATTAGTTTTAATATAAAAGAAGGAGAAATAGTTTCTTTCATTGGTGCAAATGGTGCAGGAAAGACAACTATATTAAATTCTGTATCTAATGTTTTACCTATTAAATCTGGAGAAATAGTTTTAAATGGTGAGAATATAACTAATATAAAAGCACACAAATTAGTAAGTAAAGGAATGGCTCATGTTCCGGAAGGAAGAAGAATTTTTACTGATTTAACTGTTCTTGAAAATCTTGAAATGGGAGCTTATACAAGAAGTAAATCTGAATTTAATGAAGAAGTAGAAAAAATATTTAACCTATTTCCTAGATTACTTGAACGTAAAAATCAGTTATCAGGAACTATGAGTGGAGGGGAACAACAAATGCTAGCTATTGGTAGAGCATTGATGTCTAAACCTAAACTAATACTATTAGATGAACCTTCAATGGGATTATCACCTCTACTTGTTAAAGAAATTTTTGAAATTATAAAAAGAATAAATAAAGAAAATGGAGTGACTGTTTTACTTGTTGAACAAAATGCTAAAATGGCACTAGAAATATCTGATAGAGCTTATGTTATAGAAACGGGAGAAATAGTTCTAGAAGGTAGCGGAAAAGATTTAATTAATGATCCTATCATTAAAAAAGCATATTTAGGTGGATAA
- a CDS encoding SdpI family protein: MLVFMPILMIILGYLMKDRYPVQINNNVGYRTKRAKISNETWIYAQKLFGKLFLAFGVVSLVLTICFARKIDISSITALQVLILLLPIAITELLLRTKFDDKGNRKG; this comes from the coding sequence ATGTTAGTTTTTATGCCTATTTTAATGATAATATTAGGATATCTTATGAAAGACAGATATCCAGTACAAATAAATAATAATGTTGGTTATAGAACAAAAAGAGCCAAGATTAGTAATGAAACTTGGATATATGCTCAAAAATTATTTGGTAAATTATTTCTAGCTTTTGGAGTAGTATCACTAGTTTTAACTATTTGTTTTGCAAGAAAAATTGATATATCTTCTATAACTGCTTTACAAGTTTTAATATTACTTTTACCAATAGCTATAACAGAATTATTATTAAGAACTAAATTTGACGATAAAGGTAATAGGAAAGGATAA
- a CDS encoding TolC family protein — translation MNKKILLLLIPSLVLANSTNNLFEYSDDKINMEYNDNIETLEKEKLKAKLLDFNNINITSSIDYANNPNVLVQNNSLTFGFVHYDLGFNVLDKKITSHKVYASKTINEFLYDKFSEGQLDAELKKLEFIKTREEKIDKNLDLYKSYILKKATVDLYQKESVKYAKDLEILEKSYKIGTISQHDYNVSKKKIELAEAGYILEKSDLENMLIQFKASDIENYEKFEFKYDKSSNLTKEEIEKYVDNTFTKSEKLYIAKAKISKSKDLAMNTIPKITPNVGYDILNKSFNVGVSVSKDFEIIKTDTTLNENLKLAKEKEDKLDLNVQKMVNEYVSKYNRLKYNYTSNLVNISNLEEELVINNKKYEIGTLSYAKVLETRTNLLKAKKELEESKIDLLLFIAKIKRGGM, via the coding sequence ATGAATAAAAAAATATTGTTATTATTAATACCTTCATTAGTATTAGCAAATAGTACTAATAATCTTTTTGAATATAGTGATGATAAAATAAATATGGAATATAATGATAACATAGAAACTTTAGAAAAAGAAAAGTTAAAGGCTAAATTATTAGATTTTAATAATATAAATATTACAAGTTCAATAGATTATGCAAATAATCCTAATGTATTAGTTCAAAATAACAGTTTAACTTTTGGATTTGTACACTATGATTTAGGATTTAATGTTTTAGATAAAAAAATTACATCACATAAGGTTTATGCAAGTAAAACAATTAATGAATTTCTTTATGATAAATTTAGTGAAGGACAATTAGATGCTGAGCTAAAAAAATTAGAATTTATTAAAACTCGTGAAGAAAAAATTGATAAAAATTTAGATCTATATAAAAGCTATATATTAAAAAAAGCAACAGTAGATCTTTATCAAAAAGAATCTGTGAAATATGCTAAGGATTTAGAAATACTTGAAAAATCATATAAAATAGGGACTATATCTCAACATGATTATAATGTGTCTAAGAAAAAAATTGAACTAGCAGAAGCAGGATATATATTAGAAAAAAGTGATTTAGAAAATATGTTAATTCAATTTAAGGCTAGTGATATTGAAAATTATGAAAAATTTGAATTTAAATATGATAAAAGTTCTAATTTAACTAAAGAAGAAATAGAAAAATATGTTGATAATACATTTACTAAATCAGAAAAACTATATATTGCAAAAGCTAAAATAAGTAAGAGTAAAGATTTAGCTATGAATACTATTCCTAAAATTACACCGAATGTAGGTTATGATATATTAAATAAATCATTTAATGTTGGAGTTTCTGTTTCTAAAGATTTTGAAATTATTAAAACAGATACTACATTAAATGAAAATTTAAAATTAGCAAAAGAAAAAGAAGATAAATTAGATCTTAATGTACAAAAAATGGTTAATGAATATGTTAGTAAGTATAATAGATTAAAATACAATTATACATCTAATTTAGTTAATATATCTAATTTAGAAGAAGAATTAGTTATTAATAATAAAAAATATGAAATAGGAACACTTAGTTATGCCAAAGTTCTTGAAACTAGAACTAACTTATTAAAAGCTAAAAAAGAGTTAGAAGAATCTAAAATAGACTTATTGTTATTTATTGCTAAAATTAAAAGAGGTGGAATGTAA
- a CDS encoding branched-chain amino acid ABC transporter permease — MLQNFLEQTINGLQTGSIYALIALGYTMVYGIVKLINFAHGDILMVGAYISFLCVEKGYGLTTSIFVSIVFCAILGIVVDKLAYKPLRDASRMNVLITAIGVSFLLESLALILFGAEPKVISLNNAPKFLSNTIYLEFFGIKMSYLSIFIILTTLVCMIVLYSFIKYTNLGKATRAVSQDMVAAKLMGIDTDFTIAVTFAIGSALGALGGIMYALMYPRIDPYMGLLPGLKAFIAAVFGGIGFIPGAMVGGYVMGLLETYIKGYISSTWANTIVFGVLILILLFKPNGLFGKNVKEKV; from the coding sequence ATGTTACAAAATTTTTTGGAGCAAACTATTAATGGTTTGCAAACAGGAAGTATATATGCATTAATTGCTCTAGGATATACTATGGTATATGGGATAGTAAAATTAATAAATTTTGCTCATGGTGATATACTAATGGTAGGAGCATATATATCTTTCTTATGTGTAGAAAAAGGGTATGGACTTACTACTTCGATATTTGTTTCTATAGTATTTTGTGCTATTTTAGGAATAGTTGTTGATAAATTGGCATATAAGCCACTTAGAGATGCGTCAAGAATGAATGTATTAATAACAGCTATTGGGGTTAGCTTTTTATTAGAAAGTTTAGCTTTAATATTATTTGGAGCAGAACCTAAAGTAATAAGTTTAAATAATGCCCCTAAATTTTTATCTAATACTATTTATTTAGAATTTTTTGGTATAAAAATGAGTTACTTAAGTATATTTATAATCTTAACAACTTTAGTTTGTATGATAGTTCTTTATTCATTTATTAAATATACAAATTTAGGTAAAGCAACAAGAGCAGTTTCTCAAGATATGGTTGCTGCTAAACTTATGGGAATAGATACAGATTTTACAATAGCAGTAACATTTGCTATAGGTTCAGCACTAGGGGCGTTAGGTGGAATAATGTATGCACTTATGTATCCTAGAATTGATCCTTATATGGGATTATTGCCAGGTCTTAAAGCATTTATAGCTGCTGTATTTGGTGGTATTGGATTTATACCAGGTGCTATGGTAGGTGGATATGTTATGGGATTATTAGAAACTTATATAAAAGGATATATCTCATCAACTTGGGCAAATACAATAGTATTTGGAGTTCTAATATTAATCTTATTATTCAAACCTAATGGATTATTTGGTAAGAATGTAAAGGAGAAGGTGTAA
- a CDS encoding SdpI family protein, with amino-acid sequence MKNNSKLILYVFVIAFFVILSLISDQSLKLILSGLCLMAMSIFMYFNLEDITEVSKDNPKFKNLKIFLIICSVITILFFVLTITSKNNKLDSNNFKYIYATLIFILFLILGNLAPKLPMNKNIGLRVPWTLKNVSTWNATHRFLGYLSIILAIIYLPGVFIIPNFALWTSFIVLVLVILSTIFSYVYYNKNKD; translated from the coding sequence ATGAAAAATAATTCAAAATTAATACTATATGTTTTTGTTATTGCATTTTTTGTAATTTTAAGTTTAATAAGTGATCAATCGTTAAAATTAATTTTATCAGGACTTTGCTTAATGGCAATGTCAATATTTATGTATTTTAATTTAGAAGATATAACAGAGGTTAGTAAGGATAATCCTAAATTTAAGAATTTAAAAATATTCTTAATAATTTGTAGTGTGATAACTATACTTTTCTTTGTACTAACAATAACTAGTAAAAATAATAAACTAGATTCAAATAATTTTAAATATATATATGCTACATTAATATTTATTTTATTCCTTATTTTAGGAAACTTAGCACCTAAATTACCAATGAATAAAAATATAGGTCTTAGAGTACCTTGGACTTTAAAGAATGTATCAACTTGGAATGCAACACATAGATTTTTAGGATACTTATCTATAATACTTGCAATAATATATTTACCAGGAGTATTTATAATTCCTAATTTTGCACTTTGGACTTCATTCATTGTGTTAGTATTAGTTATACTTTCAACAATATTTTCGTATGTTTATTATAATAAAAATAAAGACTAA
- a CDS encoding ABC transporter substrate-binding protein yields MKKLILSVLSLAFLFSCGNNAASNNKGDTTDIIKVGLPESLTGDISQYGISIKEGVELKIEEINNAGGVNGKKIELITQDTKGDLQEVVNITKKMISEDKVNAILGESISANTFAAAELAQRAKIPFITPAGTRFDITEGKDFVFRTTFTDPFQGEVLAKYIKEQGFNNVALLTNTSVDYSVGVANKFKEVAKEIGLSFTEQKYTKDDKDFKSLLTNVKNSNADVLLLPDYYNTIGLILSQAKELGLNNIQAFGSDGWDGIHKNFASVTEGAIFLTQFDLNDTTELNVKFIDAFKAKYNKDPDMFNALGYDAATLLVDALSRVDDVNNPEKIKDALKQSKIDLVTGKLEFDENRNPKKQVTFMTIKDGKLVLKDKF; encoded by the coding sequence ATGAAAAAATTAATTTTATCAGTCTTATCATTAGCTTTTTTATTTAGCTGTGGAAATAATGCTGCATCAAATAATAAGGGGGATACAACTGATATTATTAAAGTTGGATTACCCGAGTCACTAACTGGGGATATATCACAATACGGTATAAGTATTAAAGAAGGTGTAGAATTAAAAATTGAAGAGATAAATAATGCAGGTGGAGTTAACGGTAAAAAAATTGAATTAATAACTCAAGATACTAAAGGAGATTTACAAGAAGTTGTTAATATAACTAAAAAAATGATATCTGAAGATAAGGTAAATGCTATTTTAGGAGAATCAATATCAGCAAATACTTTTGCAGCTGCTGAGCTTGCTCAAAGAGCTAAAATACCATTTATTACACCAGCAGGTACAAGGTTTGATATAACAGAAGGAAAAGATTTTGTATTTAGAACTACATTTACAGATCCTTTCCAAGGTGAAGTTTTAGCTAAGTATATTAAAGAACAAGGATTTAATAATGTTGCTTTATTAACAAATACATCAGTTGATTATTCAGTAGGTGTTGCTAATAAATTTAAAGAGGTTGCTAAAGAAATTGGTTTATCATTTACAGAACAAAAATATACTAAAGATGATAAAGACTTTAAGTCATTATTAACAAATGTTAAAAATAGTAATGCAGATGTTTTATTATTGCCTGATTATTATAATACTATAGGTTTAATACTTTCTCAAGCTAAAGAATTAGGATTAAATAATATTCAAGCATTTGGATCAGATGGTTGGGATGGAATTCATAAAAACTTTGCTAGTGTTACTGAAGGTGCAATATTCTTAACTCAATTTGATTTAAATGATACAACTGAGCTAAATGTTAAATTTATAGATGCATTTAAAGCTAAGTATAACAAAGATCCTGACATGTTTAATGCTTTAGGATATGATGCAGCAACACTTTTAGTTGATGCTTTATCAAGAGTTGATGATGTAAATAATCCAGAAAAAATAAAAGATGCCTTAAAACAATCAAAAATAGATTTAGTTACAGGTAAACTTGAATTTGATGAAAATAGAAATCCTAAAAAACAAGTTACATTTATGACTATTAAAGATGGTAAACTAGTTTTAAAAGATAAGTTTTAA